In Candidatus Desulfofervidus auxilii, one genomic interval encodes:
- a CDS encoding argininosuccinate synthase has translation MEKGIDKIVLAYSGGLDTSVILKWLKETYNCKVIAYVADVGQGEELSGLEEKAKASGADKFYSVDLKEEFVKNYVFPAFRANAVYEAGYLLGTSLARPVIARKQIEVALEENADAVAHGATAKGNDQVRFELTYMALAPHLKIIAPWRQWEFKGRSDLIAYAQEKKIPVEATLERPYSMDRNLLHISYEGGILEDPWETPPADMFKWTISPEKAEDEPEEIIIGFEKGNPVTINGESFSPADFLDYLNKIGSRHGIGRIDIVENRFVGIKSRGVYETPGGTILNIAHRALETITMDREVMHLRDSLIPRYAELVYYGFWFAPEREALQTFMDKTQENVSGEVKLKLYKGQCMVVGRRSPYSLYFPELATFEAGESYNAKDAEGFIKLHGLRLKIWHQKGK, from the coding sequence ATGGAAAAGGGAATTGATAAAATAGTCTTGGCTTATTCAGGAGGATTGGATACTTCAGTCATCTTAAAATGGCTTAAAGAAACATATAATTGTAAAGTAATTGCCTATGTAGCTGATGTAGGGCAAGGAGAAGAGCTTTCAGGTTTAGAAGAAAAGGCTAAGGCCAGCGGAGCAGATAAGTTTTATTCGGTAGATCTAAAAGAAGAATTTGTCAAAAATTATGTTTTTCCTGCCTTTCGTGCTAATGCTGTCTATGAAGCAGGCTATCTTTTGGGCACTTCTTTGGCCCGTCCTGTAATTGCCCGAAAACAAATAGAAGTTGCCTTAGAAGAAAATGCAGATGCGGTAGCTCATGGGGCTACTGCTAAAGGAAATGACCAGGTCCGCTTTGAACTAACATATATGGCCCTAGCTCCTCACTTAAAAATCATTGCCCCCTGGCGGCAATGGGAATTTAAAGGAAGAAGTGATTTGATTGCCTATGCTCAAGAGAAGAAAATTCCAGTAGAAGCCACCTTAGAAAGACCTTATAGCATGGATAGAAATCTTTTACATATCAGTTATGAAGGTGGGATTCTGGAAGACCCTTGGGAAACACCTCCAGCAGATATGTTTAAATGGACAATCAGCCCTGAAAAAGCAGAAGATGAACCTGAGGAAATTATTATTGGCTTTGAAAAGGGGAATCCTGTAACCATCAATGGGGAATCTTTCAGCCCTGCTGACTTTTTAGACTATTTGAATAAAATTGGCTCCAGGCATGGTATAGGACGTATAGACATAGTTGAGAATAGATTTGTAGGCATTAAGTCTAGAGGAGTATATGAAACCCCAGGAGGCACTATTTTAAACATTGCTCATCGGGCTTTAGAAACTATCACTATGGATAGAGAGGTAATGCATTTGAGAGATAGTCTTATTCCTCGTTATGCAGAGTTAGTATATTATGGATTTTGGTTTGCCCCTGAAAGAGAAGCCTTGCAGACATTTATGGACAAGACTCAAGAAAATGTGAGCGGAGAGGTAAAACTAAAGCTTTATAAAGGGCAATGTATGGTAGTGGGTAGACGCTCTCCTTATAGTCTTTATTTTCCAGAATTAGCCACCTTCGAAGCCGGAGAAAGTTACAATGCCAAAGATGCAGAGGGATTTATCAAATTACATGGACTGCGTCTAAAAATATGGCATCAGAAGGGGAAATAA
- the argH gene encoding argininosuccinate lyase: MTKIWGGRFNKKTAKIVEEFTASIHFDKRLFKQDIAGSIAHVKMLSKQGIIPSEEAEKIIQGLKEIEIEIRQGQFPFDIKDEDIHMAIEKRLQEKIGQIAAKLHTARSRNDQIALDMRLYLKEEIEQIIKYIQTFQITLLNVAQSHMDVILPGYTHLQRAQPVLLSHHLLAYIEMFKRDIERLKACYQRVDVMPLGSAALAGTTFPIDRHYVAKLLGFSQVSPNSMDAVSDRDFILEFLANATILSMHLSRMSEELIIWSSQEFGFIEIGDAFCTGSSIMPQKKNPDVAELIRAKTGRIYGNFFSLLTVMKGLPLTYNRDLQEDKEPLFDTIDTIKSALKIIAELWKNIEIKRENMFDATKKGFLLATDLADYLVTKGLAFREAHKKVGEMVKYCQKVGKELETLSLEEMKRFCPLIEEDIKEFLDMTKAVFRRNSYGGTSPEEVRRQIEVLKKELL, from the coding sequence ATGACCAAGATATGGGGAGGTAGATTTAATAAAAAGACGGCAAAAATAGTGGAAGAATTCACTGCCTCTATCCACTTTGATAAACGGCTGTTCAAGCAGGATATCGCAGGAAGTATTGCCCATGTGAAGATGCTTTCTAAACAAGGCATTATTCCTTCAGAAGAGGCAGAAAAGATTATCCAGGGATTAAAAGAGATAGAGATAGAAATAAGGCAAGGGCAATTTCCATTTGATATTAAAGATGAAGACATTCATATGGCCATTGAGAAAAGACTCCAAGAAAAAATCGGCCAAATAGCTGCTAAGTTACACACTGCCCGCAGTAGAAATGACCAAATTGCCTTAGATATGAGATTGTATCTTAAAGAAGAAATTGAGCAAATAATAAAATACATTCAAACGTTCCAAATCACTTTGTTAAATGTAGCTCAATCTCATATGGATGTAATTTTGCCCGGTTATACACATTTACAAAGAGCACAACCAGTGCTTTTGTCCCACCATTTGTTGGCCTATATAGAAATGTTTAAGCGAGACATAGAAAGATTAAAGGCATGTTATCAAAGAGTGGATGTAATGCCATTAGGAAGTGCAGCCTTAGCAGGAACTACTTTCCCTATAGATAGACATTATGTAGCCAAATTATTGGGGTTTTCCCAAGTAAGCCCTAATAGCATGGATGCTGTGAGTGATAGAGATTTTATCTTAGAATTTTTGGCTAATGCTACTATATTAAGCATGCACCTCAGTAGAATGTCAGAAGAATTAATCATTTGGTCTTCTCAAGAATTTGGGTTTATTGAAATAGGAGATGCCTTTTGCACTGGCAGTAGCATCATGCCCCAGAAGAAGAATCCTGATGTGGCTGAACTTATTCGGGCAAAAACAGGAAGAATATATGGCAATTTTTTCAGTCTATTAACGGTAATGAAAGGGTTGCCTTTGACTTACAACAGGGATTTGCAAGAAGACAAAGAACCCTTGTTTGATACTATTGATACTATTAAATCGGCCCTAAAAATTATAGCTGAGTTATGGAAAAATATTGAGATTAAAAGGGAAAATATGTTTGATGCTACAAAAAAGGGATTTTTACTGGCTACAGATTTAGCGGATTATTTGGTAACTAAAGGGTTGGCCTTTCGGGAAGCCCACAAAAAAGTGGGAGAAATGGTAAAGTATTGTCAAAAGGTAGGAAAGGAATTAGAAACATTAAGTCTAGAAGAGATGAAACGGTTTTGCCCTTTGATAGAAGAAGATATAAAAGAATTTTTAGATATGACTAAGGCCGTTTTTAGACGGAATTCTTATGGAGGGACTTCACCTGAAGAGGTAAGAAGACAAATTGAGGTCTTAAAAAAGGAACTCTTGTGA
- a CDS encoding ArnT family glycosyltransferase, which translates to MFIKKGLTLMLLLLLSGSLFFSALGKTSLWDIDEPNNAQCAREMKARLDPIVPTFNGKLRPDKPALIYWCMWLSYKWFESESNERNTHFLGSLLGFGTSEFSARFFSPLFGMGTVALVFLSGNVLFSLNVGFWAGLILISTLLFNVSVRIATPDAALIFFINLAIFSFILGYEKRRGIYFYLFYLAMGLAVLTKGPMGIILPLATVFMFLLLKWDFSILKEMKIIKGFLLFSLITLPWYLLVGFKTNGAFLEGFLLKHNIHRFLHPMEGHRGPIFFYLLVLPFAFFPWSGVLPYIFWAGHKRRINKKLTNSELFLWLWIGIFILFFSLAHTKLPTYINPIFPALAVLMAIYLEKAAPWAIKSLLHFNLFFALLWLFGGGAALSYFYPKLVWMAFLGFIPFFAWAAGIYFYRHKRFTLSIVTQFLGAYCFILSIVHLGMPAVDKYKITKPFALRIKQEARPDTLVIAYGYFQPSLVFYTEHHIEKLHKEKEVLKRIKNVNLAFIVSRKKPLKTLQSHLPSLEILQCRPGFYVRDTVCLARWEKAK; encoded by the coding sequence ATGTTCATAAAAAAAGGCTTAACCCTTATGTTACTTCTTCTATTAAGTGGCTCTTTATTTTTTTCTGCTCTAGGTAAGACCAGCCTTTGGGATATAGACGAACCTAATAATGCTCAGTGTGCTAGGGAAATGAAGGCCCGACTTGACCCCATTGTGCCTACCTTTAATGGAAAGCTTCGGCCTGATAAACCTGCCCTTATTTATTGGTGTATGTGGTTGAGTTATAAGTGGTTTGAAAGTGAATCCAATGAAAGAAATACCCATTTTTTAGGGTCTCTCTTGGGGTTTGGAACAAGTGAATTCAGCGCTAGATTTTTTTCACCATTATTTGGGATGGGTACAGTGGCATTGGTTTTTTTGAGCGGAAATGTTCTTTTTTCTCTAAATGTCGGATTTTGGGCAGGGCTAATTTTAATTTCTACTTTATTATTTAATGTCAGTGTCCGTATTGCCACCCCAGATGCGGCCCTTATTTTTTTTATCAATTTGGCTATTTTTAGCTTTATTCTGGGTTATGAAAAAAGGAGAGGCATTTATTTTTACCTATTTTACCTGGCCATGGGTTTAGCTGTATTAACCAAAGGGCCTATGGGGATAATATTGCCTTTGGCTACAGTATTTATGTTTCTTTTATTAAAATGGGATTTCTCTATATTAAAAGAGATGAAAATAATTAAGGGATTTTTGCTTTTTTCCCTGATTACCTTACCCTGGTATCTACTAGTAGGCTTCAAGACTAACGGGGCTTTTTTAGAGGGTTTTCTTTTAAAACACAATATTCATCGTTTCTTACACCCCATGGAGGGTCATAGAGGTCCTATATTTTTTTACCTCTTAGTTTTGCCCTTTGCCTTTTTCCCTTGGAGTGGTGTATTACCCTACATTTTTTGGGCAGGACATAAACGGCGAATAAACAAAAAGTTAACTAATTCTGAGCTCTTTCTCTGGCTATGGATAGGCATTTTTATCTTATTTTTCTCTCTGGCCCATACCAAACTCCCTACCTATATCAATCCCATCTTTCCTGCCTTAGCAGTATTGATGGCCATTTATTTAGAAAAAGCTGCGCCTTGGGCGATAAAATCTCTTTTACATTTTAATCTCTTTTTTGCTCTTTTATGGCTTTTTGGTGGAGGTGCAGCCCTGTCTTATTTTTACCCTAAGCTAGTCTGGATGGCCTTTTTAGGCTTTATTCCTTTTTTTGCCTGGGCAGCAGGGATTTATTTTTACCGGCACAAAAGATTTACTTTAAGCATTGTTACCCAATTTTTAGGGGCTTATTGTTTTATCCTAAGCATAGTCCATTTAGGCATGCCTGCGGTAGATAAATACAAAATTACTAAGCCCTTCGCTTTGCGCATAAAACAGGAGGCAAGGCCTGATACTTTGGTTATTGCCTATGGTTATTTTCAACCTAGCCTGGTATTTTACACTGAGCACCACATAGAAAAGCTCCATAAAGAAAAAGAAGTTTTAAAGCGGATTAAAAATGTCAATTTGGCCTTTATTGTGAGTCGTAAAAAACCATTAAAGACCTTGCAATCCCATCTACCTAGTTTAGAAATCCTCCAATGTCGTCCTGGTTTCTATGTGCGGGATACAGTTTGTCTAGCTCGATGGGAGAAAGCAAAATAA
- a CDS encoding ATP-dependent DNA helicase, which produces MLAPKLPENTKDILSKIFAPKGLLFQKLPNFEWRPCQLEMAVKVSQAITEKKTVIIEAGTGTGKTLAYVIPAILSGKKVVISTGTKGLQDQLFYKDIPLIKKILRKDFKAVYLKGRRNYLCLWRFNQALKSNLLEETKEIKALKDWLKQTNIGDIAETPLPPEWPGWQEFTSSTEQCLGQTCPFWDKCFITKTRLEAQKAPLIIVNHHLFMADLAVRDRGYTQVIPSYEAVIFDEAHKLEEIVSEYFGYQVSNYRIAELIRDIRAIYKTLPEKVIEVLSKLQQQNEHFFALFNHIKNRESLNQVASSFLLSEGNALKKVLNRLEEVIHVIFQNSLFEETEKNLKQRIRDIKKELEFICAMKESDYAYWVEKKKRNIVIGCSPIRVDVILQKRLYPFIKTIIFTSATLNTGDNFSFFKNRLGLPSDTEGLILPSPFDFKHQALLYLPPQIPEPNEPGFLDAVVKEIIKILRISQGRALVLFTSIQNMQQVYQRVAPQTTFRSLMQGELSIAKMLKVFKKDIHSVIFATASFWEGIDVPGEALSCVIIDRLPFAVPDDPLIKARIDWFRKIGKKPFWEYQVPQAIISLRQGLGRLIRHRQDRGVLVIFDPRLYTKSYGQYFLKNLPSCPITRNIKDVEAFFKTN; this is translated from the coding sequence GTGTTGGCCCCTAAATTACCAGAGAATACCAAAGATATACTTTCTAAGATTTTTGCTCCAAAAGGATTGCTATTTCAGAAACTGCCTAATTTTGAGTGGCGACCCTGTCAGTTAGAAATGGCTGTTAAAGTCTCACAAGCCATAACAGAAAAGAAAACAGTTATTATTGAAGCAGGCACAGGTACAGGTAAGACATTGGCTTATGTAATTCCAGCCATATTAAGTGGTAAGAAGGTAGTGATATCTACAGGCACTAAGGGACTTCAAGACCAACTTTTTTACAAGGATATACCTTTAATTAAAAAAATATTAAGAAAAGATTTTAAAGCAGTTTATTTAAAAGGAAGACGCAACTATCTGTGCCTATGGCGTTTTAATCAGGCATTAAAAAGCAATTTATTAGAGGAAACAAAGGAGATAAAAGCCTTAAAAGATTGGCTAAAACAGACCAATATAGGTGATATTGCTGAAACACCCCTACCACCTGAGTGGCCAGGTTGGCAGGAATTCACTTCCAGCACTGAACAGTGTTTAGGACAAACCTGTCCCTTTTGGGATAAGTGCTTTATTACTAAGACAAGATTAGAGGCCCAAAAAGCCCCGTTAATTATTGTTAATCACCATTTGTTTATGGCTGATTTGGCAGTAAGAGATAGAGGTTATACTCAGGTAATACCTTCTTATGAAGCAGTAATCTTTGACGAAGCTCATAAGTTAGAAGAAATTGTTAGTGAATATTTTGGTTATCAAGTAAGTAACTATCGTATAGCAGAGTTGATACGAGATATCCGTGCCATTTATAAGACCTTACCCGAAAAAGTAATCGAGGTTTTGTCCAAACTTCAACAACAAAATGAACATTTTTTTGCTCTTTTCAATCATATAAAAAACAGAGAAAGTCTAAATCAAGTGGCTTCTTCTTTTTTGCTTTCAGAAGGAAATGCCCTGAAAAAAGTACTTAACAGATTGGAGGAAGTCATTCACGTAATTTTTCAAAATTCCCTCTTTGAAGAAACAGAAAAAAATTTGAAACAAAGGATAAGAGATATAAAAAAGGAACTTGAATTTATTTGTGCTATGAAAGAATCAGATTATGCCTATTGGGTAGAAAAGAAGAAAAGAAATATAGTCATTGGTTGCTCTCCGATAAGAGTAGATGTTATCTTGCAAAAAAGGCTCTATCCTTTCATCAAAACTATTATTTTTACCTCAGCCACTTTGAATACTGGTGATAACTTCTCATTTTTTAAAAATAGATTGGGATTACCATCTGATACAGAGGGGTTAATTCTTCCCTCACCCTTTGACTTTAAACATCAAGCCCTTTTATATTTGCCTCCTCAAATACCTGAACCCAATGAACCTGGATTTTTAGATGCAGTGGTTAAAGAAATTATAAAAATCCTCAGAATCTCTCAAGGGAGAGCGTTGGTTTTGTTTACTAGCATTCAAAATATGCAACAAGTTTACCAAAGGGTAGCTCCTCAAACTACATTCCGGTCTTTGATGCAAGGTGAACTCTCTATTGCTAAAATGTTAAAAGTATTTAAAAAAGATATTCATTCAGTGATTTTTGCCACTGCTAGCTTTTGGGAAGGTATTGATGTGCCAGGAGAAGCCTTGAGTTGCGTAATTATAGATAGGCTTCCCTTTGCTGTGCCAGATGACCCCTTGATAAAGGCCCGGATTGATTGGTTTAGGAAAATAGGGAAAAAGCCCTTTTGGGAATATCAAGTGCCTCAGGCTATTATTTCTTTAAGGCAAGGTTTGGGCAGGTTAATTCGTCACCGTCAGGATAGGGGGGTATTAGTGATTTTTGACCCTAGGCTATATACTAAGTCTTATGGGCAATATTTTTTAAAAAACCTTCCATCTTGCCCTATTACCAGGAATATAAAAGATGTGGAAGCATTTTTTAAAACAAACTAA
- a CDS encoding phosphatase PAP2 family protein, which translates to MWKHFLKQTKANFLPYDILNLGFVVFLLGITIFFYPLLPNALCLTILYLFCLIMIVVCANKNQVAHYFYPILLIFLIFQSMGYIIPHIHHSYRDPLLYQFDVLLFGGCPFNYLQKWIRPWLTEILQLGYISYYFMPVVLGMALFLRKDSRFPSVIFAILLGFYVSYIGYLLFPAVGPRFYLHFDKSVYENTYLAGWTAHLLNILEKNKTDAFPSGHTQISIMCTYFAHYLGRNWSLIYGIMTALLIVSTVYCHYHYITDVIAGILLAIICLTISPGLEKRLGRG; encoded by the coding sequence ATGTGGAAGCATTTTTTAAAACAAACTAAGGCCAATTTTCTACCTTATGATATTTTAAACCTAGGTTTTGTTGTTTTTTTATTGGGTATTACTATCTTCTTTTATCCTCTTTTGCCTAATGCATTGTGTTTAACCATTCTTTACCTTTTTTGTCTCATCATGATTGTTGTATGTGCTAATAAAAATCAAGTAGCCCATTATTTTTATCCTATATTGCTCATTTTTTTGATATTTCAAAGTATGGGCTATATCATTCCCCATATTCACCATTCTTATCGAGACCCTTTGTTATATCAGTTTGATGTTTTGTTGTTTGGTGGCTGCCCTTTTAATTATTTACAAAAATGGATTAGACCTTGGCTTACAGAGATATTACAATTGGGGTATATAAGTTATTATTTTATGCCTGTGGTATTAGGTATGGCTTTATTCTTACGAAAAGACAGCCGTTTCCCCTCGGTTATCTTTGCCATTTTATTGGGCTTTTATGTATCCTATATTGGTTATCTTCTCTTTCCTGCAGTTGGTCCTAGATTTTATCTTCATTTTGACAAATCAGTCTATGAAAATACATATCTAGCTGGATGGACAGCCCATTTGCTGAATATCTTAGAAAAGAACAAAACTGACGCCTTTCCTAGTGGGCACACTCAAATCAGTATTATGTGCACCTATTTTGCCCATTATTTAGGGAGGAATTGGAGTTTGATTTATGGGATTATGACTGCTTTGCTAATTGTTTCTACTGTATATTGTCATTATCATTATATTACAGATGTAATTGCTGGAATTTTACTAGCAATAATTTGTTTAACTATTTCACCTGGTTTAGAAAAGAGATTGGGAAGGGGTTAA
- a CDS encoding SagB/ThcOx family dehydrogenase, giving the protein MGKYLVFLGALVLLTTSIKAQDIISLPSPSFKGKISVEEAIKARRTNRDFGTSPLNLNQLSQILWAAYGITGKDGFKKSVPSAGALYPMDIIIVVGKKAVIGLKEGVYLYNSSSHALIRIKNGDKRKDLAKACLYQMWIAEAPVVIVMIGVYERCTKKYGKRGVRYTHIEAGHIGQNIFLQTEALGLKAGIVGAFSDEEIKKILNVKQGIPLLVMPIGHP; this is encoded by the coding sequence ATGGGGAAATATTTAGTCTTTTTGGGTGCTTTAGTCCTGCTGACTACTTCTATAAAAGCTCAAGACATTATTTCTTTGCCCTCTCCTTCTTTTAAAGGGAAAATTTCTGTTGAAGAGGCAATCAAAGCTCGCCGTACTAATAGAGATTTTGGGACATCCCCTCTTAATTTAAATCAACTTTCTCAAATACTTTGGGCTGCTTATGGTATCACGGGAAAGGATGGCTTTAAAAAATCGGTGCCTTCAGCTGGTGCATTATATCCCATGGATATTATCATTGTTGTAGGTAAAAAGGCAGTTATTGGCTTAAAAGAAGGGGTTTATCTGTATAATTCTTCTTCACATGCATTAATAAGGATAAAGAATGGAGACAAAAGAAAAGATTTAGCCAAGGCATGCCTTTACCAGATGTGGATAGCAGAAGCACCAGTGGTTATTGTCATGATAGGTGTATATGAAAGATGCACTAAAAAATATGGTAAAAGAGGAGTAAGATATACTCATATTGAGGCAGGTCACATTGGACAGAATATATTTTTGCAAACAGAGGCATTGGGACTAAAAGCAGGCATTGTTGGTGCTTTTTCAGATGAAGAAATAAAGAAAATCCTTAATGTTAAACAGGGAATACCTCTTTTAGTTATGCCTATCGGGCATCCGTAA
- a CDS encoding cupin domain-containing protein: MNEIKIEKPDQERLKKMGVFSWPIWEKEVSCFDWHYDETEVCYLLKGKVVVKTKDGKEVKFGAGDLVTFPKGLSCVWDIKEPVKKHYNFK, translated from the coding sequence ATGAATGAGATAAAAATTGAAAAACCTGACCAGGAGAGATTAAAGAAAATGGGGGTTTTCTCCTGGCCCATATGGGAGAAGGAGGTGTCTTGCTTTGACTGGCATTACGATGAAACCGAGGTTTGCTATCTTCTTAAAGGAAAGGTAGTGGTTAAGACAAAAGATGGGAAAGAGGTTAAATTTGGCGCAGGTGACCTAGTGACTTTCCCTAAAGGGCTATCTTGCGTCTGGGATATAAAGGAGCCGGTTAAAAAGCATTACAATTTCAAATGA
- the lspA gene encoding signal peptidase II, which translates to MSKLIENRRVLVKNKRYLQLIFISGSVWLLDQLTKWLVINYLEPYQRIIKITPFLNLIPVRNTGVAFGLFAGKADGIQVFFMIFALIAIATLLYFYFTPRFSSLKTWGCGLVIGGAFGNLIDRLRHKNVVDFIDCHLGNYHWPAFNIADSAISIGMFLLLLYFYREKR; encoded by the coding sequence ATGTCTAAATTGATTGAAAATAGGCGGGTATTAGTGAAAAATAAGAGGTATCTTCAGCTTATATTTATTAGCGGCAGTGTTTGGCTGTTAGACCAGCTAACAAAATGGCTGGTAATAAACTACTTAGAGCCTTATCAAAGGATAATTAAAATTACTCCATTTTTAAACCTAATACCAGTTCGCAATACAGGCGTGGCCTTTGGGCTTTTTGCGGGCAAGGCGGACGGAATTCAGGTGTTTTTTATGATATTTGCTTTAATTGCTATTGCTACTCTCCTATATTTTTATTTTACTCCTCGATTCTCTAGTCTTAAAACCTGGGGCTGTGGTCTGGTGATAGGTGGTGCTTTTGGAAATTTAATAGACCGCTTACGGCATAAGAATGTAGTTGATTTTATTGACTGCCACCTAGGAAATTACCATTGGCCTGCATTTAATATAGCCGATAGTGCCATCTCTATAGGCATGTTCCTTCTACTTTTATATTTTTACAGAGAGAAAAGATAA
- the lgt gene encoding prolipoprotein diacylglyceryl transferase produces the protein MHPILIRIGPITIYTYGFWVAIGFFAALALILKEAKRENLSPAIISDLAFWTVASGIIGARLVYIIYDLPHFLKHPLEIIAFWKGGLVFIGGLFFGLLASFFYVRRHHLKFWQLADLIAPGLALGQALGRIGCFSAGCCYGKPTHVPWAVVFKNLNALAPLDIPLHPTQLYHSFACFLIAIILFCSQRHYFNKRLLDPAIPYGRVFALYLGLHGMQRFFIEFFRGDIKPIFFGWLSLTQIISVFMIVSGCIIYLKKKS, from the coding sequence ATGCATCCCATTCTCATCCGTATTGGTCCTATTACCATCTATACTTATGGTTTTTGGGTTGCCATAGGTTTCTTTGCTGCTCTGGCTTTAATCCTAAAAGAAGCCAAAAGAGAAAACCTCTCGCCTGCAATTATTTCAGACCTGGCCTTTTGGACTGTTGCCTCAGGTATTATAGGGGCTAGATTAGTATATATAATATATGATTTACCCCATTTTTTGAAACATCCACTGGAAATCATTGCCTTTTGGAAAGGAGGATTAGTATTTATTGGGGGGCTTTTTTTTGGTCTCTTAGCAAGTTTTTTTTATGTTCGCCGGCATCACCTCAAATTCTGGCAACTGGCTGATTTAATTGCCCCTGGTCTCGCCTTGGGCCAGGCATTGGGGCGAATTGGCTGTTTTTCAGCAGGGTGTTGTTATGGAAAACCAACCCATGTGCCTTGGGCAGTAGTATTTAAAAACCTAAACGCTCTTGCCCCTTTGGACATACCTCTTCATCCTACCCAGTTATATCATAGCTTCGCCTGTTTTCTTATAGCCATTATTTTATTTTGCTCCCAACGTCACTATTTTAACAAAAGACTTTTAGACCCTGCTATTCCTTATGGCCGGGTTTTTGCTCTTTATCTAGGACTACATGGCATGCAAAGATTTTTTATAGAATTCTTTCGTGGGGATATAAAACCTATATTTTTTGGCTGGTTATCTTTAACCCAAATCATTTCAGTATTTATGATTGTTAGTGGATGCATAATTTATCTCAAAAAAAAGTCTTAA
- a CDS encoding secondary thiamine-phosphate synthase enzyme YjbQ — protein sequence MKIKTERISVTIKADGGMEDITKKVQEKVDSAGVKEGIVTVFIPGSTGSISTVEYEPGLQKDIPRAMERIAPANIDYEHHKTWGDDNGRSHVRATIVGPGLVVPFSKGRLILGTWQQIVAINWDTRTRKREIVIQVMGE from the coding sequence AAAGACAGAAAGGATTTCTGTTACCATAAAGGCCGATGGAGGAATGGAGGATATTACTAAAAAAGTGCAGGAAAAGGTAGATAGTGCTGGTGTGAAAGAAGGAATAGTTACTGTTTTTATCCCTGGTTCTACAGGTTCTATATCCACAGTGGAGTATGAACCAGGTTTACAAAAAGATATACCTAGGGCTATGGAAAGGATTGCTCCTGCTAATATAGATTATGAACATCATAAGACCTGGGGAGATGACAATGGAAGAAGTCATGTAAGAGCTACCATTGTTGGACCTGGTCTGGTTGTTCCGTTTTCTAAGGGGAGACTGATATTAGGTACTTGGCAACAAATTGTAGCTATAAATTGGGATACCAGAACGAGAAAAAGGGAAATAGTAATTCAGGTAATGGGAGAGTGA